A genomic window from Brevibacillus agri includes:
- a CDS encoding IS3 family transposase (programmed frameshift), which yields MPPRKGQKQQQYDEATKSEAVRLRVEEHWSYPMIMEKLGIKSKTQIREWVQKRQNGETFEDYRGRWIKKYFSSLEEENNYLKAQVELPKKAQSKSTRGGKLDKQTRFRTIEEMSCKYAVVMLCEIAEVSRAGYYKWKATEKDRKVRVEQDADLKEHILAIHRIRPYFGYKRMRTALRKEGLQVNTKKVRRLMRELGIRSVIRKKRPFVGRKPSIVFNNVLNRQFAADEARKKYVTDITYIRVVDDFIYLSVVLDLYNNETVAWEVSERNDLDLVLSTVKQLGIGDAILHSDQGFQYTTKTYANLLQEQGLTGSHSRRGNCFDNACVESFFSHLKTEKLYLEKPRDIAHARKLIAEYIEFYNTERFQKKLGDLSPVQYRESIAA from the exons ATGCCGCCACGTAAAGGGCAAAAACAGCAGCAATATGACGAAGCAACGAAGAGCGAAGCAGTACGTTTGCGGGTTGAGGAGCATTGGAGCTACCCAATGATAATGGAGAAATTAGGCATTAAAAGTAAGACACAGATTCGGGAGTGGGTACAGAAACGGCAAAACGGTGAAACGTTTGAAGACTATAGAGGGCGATGGATCAAGAAGTATTTCAGCAGTCTAGAGGAAGAGAACAACTACTTGAAAGCGCAGGTCGAAT TACCTAAAAAAGCTCAATCCAAATCTACACGGGGAGGGAAGTTGGATAAGCAAACCCGGTTTAGGACCATCGAAGAAATGAGTTGCAAGTACGCTGTGGTCATGCTATGCGAAATAGCGGAAGTCTCCCGGGCGGGTTACTACAAGTGGAAGGCGACGGAGAAGGATCGTAAGGTACGTGTGGAGCAGGATGCCGACCTAAAGGAACATATACTGGCAATTCACCGCATTCGCCCATACTTTGGGTATAAACGAATGCGCACGGCTCTACGCAAAGAGGGACTACAAGTAAATACTAAGAAAGTTCGCCGACTGATGCGAGAATTGGGCATCCGCTCAGTGATCCGCAAAAAGCGTCCATTTGTCGGCCGCAAGCCCTCCATCGTGTTCAATAATGTCCTCAATCGCCAGTTCGCTGCGGACGAGGCTAGAAAGAAATATGTAACCGATATTACCTATATTCGAGTCGTCGATGACTTCATTTATCTGTCCGTGGTCCTGGATCTGTATAATAACGAAACGGTTGCTTGGGAAGTGTCGGAGAGGAACGATCTTGATCTTGTGCTGTCTACGGTGAAGCAACTGGGTATTGGAGATGCGATCCTGCACTCCGACCAAGGATTCCAGTACACTACCAAGACATACGCAAATCTGTTGCAAGAACAAGGGCTAACCGGAAGCCATTCCAGACGGGGGAACTGCTTCGACAACGCTTGTGTTGAATCGTTTTTTTCACACCTGAAGACGGAAAAGTTGTATCTGGAGAAACCAAGAGATATAGCTCACGCTCGCAAGCTGATCGCTGAATACATCGAATTCTACAATACAGAGCGGTTCCAGAAAAAACTCGGCGACCTCTCCCCAGTCCAATACCGGGAATCGATCGCCGCTTAA
- a CDS encoding penicillin-binding transpeptidase domain-containing protein: MTSSSEEKEISRLLQSFPRLSMEEDKQRDIIRQLRQDKALLEKRKGRTTSRKAIGGIAAFLAAVWLASPFLPPSQAPSPPGSQKTEGESRPAAGATETDLVLTIDSQIQSYVEKALAQTHEAVRPKSVTVIVADPNSGEILGIGSRGKDESESRFDGAVKAMPDPGAAYQIVTLAAAIQEGKFDPREIYESGTYTDIPGEPIKDFNNGIGWGKITYLEGVLRSSNVAFAKLAHERLQRETMQQYLQRFGFGQKTGAGVADEEAGQLPKLDEPRQVALAATGLGGAVTPLQQVAAVGAIANGGKLMQPHLFKQAGAGENSRYMIRQVVSEETAEKVRDILDSVVNRVHGSGVGLRLAQEDYSVAGKPSVIEKTDQQGNATGKYVVSVIGFAPSDDPKVLVYIGVDEPQREWPEVLSWRKIVAEPFQQVLQNSLQHIQKR; the protein is encoded by the coding sequence ATGACGTCATCTTCTGAAGAAAAAGAGATTAGCAGGCTGCTGCAATCATTTCCGAGGCTCAGCATGGAGGAGGACAAGCAGCGCGACATCATTCGTCAGCTTCGCCAGGACAAGGCGCTGCTCGAAAAGCGGAAAGGACGGACAACGTCCCGCAAAGCTATCGGAGGGATCGCTGCTTTTTTGGCAGCGGTGTGGCTCGCTTCTCCGTTTCTGCCCCCGTCACAAGCTCCATCCCCTCCCGGTAGCCAGAAGACAGAGGGCGAGAGTCGGCCGGCTGCGGGAGCGACGGAGACAGACCTTGTGCTGACGATCGACTCGCAAATCCAGTCGTATGTGGAAAAGGCGCTCGCGCAGACGCACGAAGCTGTTCGTCCGAAAAGCGTGACAGTCATCGTCGCCGACCCGAACAGCGGCGAGATTTTGGGGATAGGCAGTCGGGGGAAGGATGAAAGCGAAAGTCGTTTTGACGGCGCGGTAAAAGCAATGCCTGACCCCGGCGCGGCCTATCAGATTGTGACGCTGGCGGCAGCGATACAGGAAGGCAAGTTTGATCCGCGCGAAATTTACGAATCCGGGACGTACACCGATATTCCGGGCGAACCGATCAAAGATTTCAACAACGGCATCGGCTGGGGGAAAATCACCTATCTGGAAGGAGTTCTTCGTTCCTCGAATGTGGCATTCGCCAAGCTTGCCCACGAACGATTGCAGCGGGAGACGATGCAACAATATTTGCAGCGATTTGGCTTCGGGCAAAAAACTGGGGCAGGGGTGGCAGATGAAGAGGCGGGGCAGCTTCCCAAGCTGGACGAGCCGCGCCAGGTAGCTTTGGCGGCCACGGGGCTGGGCGGTGCGGTTACTCCTCTGCAACAGGTTGCTGCGGTGGGGGCGATCGCCAATGGCGGAAAACTGATGCAGCCGCATCTGTTTAAACAGGCGGGAGCGGGGGAGAACAGCCGTTACATGATCCGCCAGGTCGTCTCGGAGGAAACGGCGGAAAAAGTTCGCGACATATTGGACTCTGTGGTCAACCGCGTTCACGGCTCCGGAGTTGGCCTTCGTCTTGCGCAGGAAGATTATTCGGTAGCGGGAAAGCCTAGTGTGATAGAGAAGACCGATCAGCAGGGGAACGCAACCGGAAAGTACGTTGTTTCCGTGATCGGATTTGCGCCCAGTGACGATCCGAAAGTTTTGGTGTATATCGGGGTGGACGAGCCGCAAAGGGAGTGGCCAGAAGTGCTCAGTTGGAGAAAAATCGTCGCTGAGCCATTCCAGCAGGTCTTGCAAAACAGCTTGCAGCATATACAGAAGCGATGA
- a CDS encoding RNA polymerase sigma factor, translating to MEPDDRIEQWFLRYGNDVYQYLAYFTGRRDVEDLVQEVFTKALKALSGYEGRAQPRTWLLAIARHTAIDHLRKQKMIDWFPESILRFLRSRERTPEKALVLKEQLQEVYQTMNQLKRTYREVLILRLIEGVSTEETAEILGWSEAKVSTTLHRAVKELQKRMRNRGKEVQLHDVIF from the coding sequence ATGGAGCCGGATGACAGAATCGAGCAATGGTTTCTACGATACGGCAACGATGTGTACCAGTACCTGGCCTATTTTACAGGCCGAAGAGACGTGGAGGATTTGGTTCAGGAAGTATTCACGAAGGCGCTGAAAGCCTTGTCCGGCTATGAAGGCAGGGCGCAGCCCAGGACGTGGCTGCTTGCGATCGCGCGGCACACGGCGATCGACCATCTGCGCAAGCAAAAAATGATCGACTGGTTCCCGGAGTCGATCCTCCGGTTTCTCCGTTCCAGGGAGCGCACGCCGGAGAAAGCATTGGTGTTAAAGGAGCAGCTACAAGAGGTGTACCAGACGATGAACCAGCTCAAAAGGACGTATCGCGAAGTTTTGATCTTGCGCCTGATCGAAGGCGTATCGACGGAGGAGACAGCCGAAATTTTGGGGTGGAGCGAAGCAAAAGTGAGCACCACGCTGCACCGGGCAGTCAAAGAGCTGCAAAAACGAATGCGCAATCGCGGCAAGGAGGTCCAGCTACATGACGTCATCTTCTGA